The genomic DNA GGCCAGTTGCACTTCCTCGCGCTTTCGGGCGTGCTCAAGATCCCGCACGAACTGCCACGCCTGCGCGAGTTCTACGGCCGCGTCGATCGAATTACCGCGTCGCTCGAGGAGCCGGGAGCCTAGGCGATTTCGATCACCGCTCCATGCAGGCAGCGGCTGAAGAGCGCGCCGGTCGAGTCCAGCGCCACGTCGTAGAGCGACGGGCCGCGGTTGGGCACGAACAGCTGATGGCCTTCGTCAAGAAGCGCGTATATCACACACAGGCCGAAGGCAAAGTAGGGGCGTTCGCGCAGTGGCCCGCTGACGAGCAGCCAGAACAGGATCGCGTAGTTGACGAAGTGCGCGGCCTTGCGCACCAGGTCATGCCCGAGCGAGATCGTTGCCGCGCTGGCGCCGGGCATCAAAAAGCGCAGGATCGGATCGATTATTCTCGAAGTGTTCTCAGCCGAGAAGTACGAAGTCGAGAAGCAGAAGATGATCAACGCCCAGAGCGCTACCGGCAGCCATTTGGTCATCGATCGTTCGGCTGATTGTGCGGTTGAACTCGCCGCGAGCGCGCCGCTCATGCGTCACTTCCTGTCCTTACGAAACGAAGCATTGCGACGAAGCATTGCGGCCTGATTGATTCGGCCGTGCGGCGGAAAAGCTGTCTCGTGCCCATTCTCTCTCGTTTCCTTTGCGTCGCCGTTCAAGGCTAGCATGGGTTGGAGACCCTTCAAACTCCGCGACATCGAAGAGGCAACCTCGGTGCCGGGAGAGCAGGGCAAAATGTAGCCACGGATCTGGCGATTCAGGAAAGGAATTAACGTCTATGAGCCGGACTTGGACTATTGCCGAGACGCATCCCGTTCCGCCCTGCACGATCGTAATCTTCGGCGCCTCGGGCGACCTTGCCGCGCGCAAGCTGCTGCCCGCGCTTTACAATCTCGAGCATTGCGGCCAGAACGCGATCCCGCCCAAGAGCGCCATCCTGGGCTTCGCGCGCCGCGAGATGACGCCCGAGGCGTTTCGCAGCAAGGCGCGCGAGGCGGCCGAGCGCTACTCGCACCTCAAGATCGACGAGGCCTGCTGGCAGCGCTTCGCGCGCAACCTGGACTATCTCTCGGGGATGGACCGCCCTGACGGGTTCACGCGTCTTAAGCGCCGCCTGGAGGAAATCGAAAAAGAGCGCGAGCTCCCGCCGAACCGCATCTACTATCTCTCGATGCCGCCTGAAGCGATCAACGAGACGGTCGAAAAACTCCACGAGGCCGGGCTGATCGTGCCGCCCGAGTCGCCCTATTTCAGCCGGATCGTGGTCGAGAAGCCGATCGGCCACGACTTGCACAGCGCCCTGCAGATCATCAGCTCGATGCGCAGGTTCTTCGACGAGAGCCAAATCTTCCGCATCGACCACTACCTCGGCAAGGAGACGGTTCAGAACCTGATGGTGCTGCGCTTCGCGAACAGCATCTTCGAGGAGATCTGGAACAATCGCCGCGTCGATCACGTCCAGATAACCGTGTCCGAGGAGGAGGGTCTGGGAACGCGCGCGATGTACTACGACGGCGCCGGCGCGCTCCGCGACATGATGCAGAATCACATGCTGCAGGTGATGTCGCTCACCGGGATGGAACCGCCGGTGTCGCTCGCCGCCGACGCGGTCCGCGACGCCAAGGTTAACGTCATCCGTTCACTGCGGCCCTACGAACCCGAAGACGTCGGCAAGCTGGTCGTGCGCGGCCAGTACGCCGCGGGCGAGATGGGTGGCAAACGCGTCCCCGGCTACCTGCAGGAGGAGGGCATCCGCGAGACTTCGCGCACCGAGACGTTTGTCGCAATGAAAGCTCTGGTGGATAACTGGCGATGGGCGGGAGTGCCCTTCTATCTGCGCACGGGCAAGCGGCTGCCGCGGCGCGCCAGCACCATCTTCGTCCAGTTCCGGCGCGTGCCCGATATTCTGTTCAACCGTCGGGTTTCGCTTTCGCCCGACGTGCTTGCGATCCGAATCCAGCCCGACGAGGGGTTTTCACTCGAGGTGCTGGCCAAGCGGCCCGGCCTGGATATTTCGATTCAGCCGGTGCGGATGGATCTTTCCTATGCGGCGGAGTTCGGCAACGATTCGCCCGACGCCTACGAGCGTCTGCTGCTCGACGTGATGGCGGGCGACCATACGTTGTTTCTCGGTTCGCGGTTCGTCCAGCGATCGTGGGAATTCGTGCAGGGGATTCTCGATCGATGGCAGGCGGACCCGGGAATTCCGCTCGAGCCGT from Candidatus Binataceae bacterium includes the following:
- a CDS encoding VanZ family protein, which codes for MSGALAASSTAQSAERSMTKWLPVALWALIIFCFSTSYFSAENTSRIIDPILRFLMPGASAATISLGHDLVRKAAHFVNYAILFWLLVSGPLRERPYFAFGLCVIYALLDEGHQLFVPNRGPSLYDVALDSTGALFSRCLHGAVIEIA
- the zwf gene encoding glucose-6-phosphate dehydrogenase; translated protein: MSRTWTIAETHPVPPCTIVIFGASGDLAARKLLPALYNLEHCGQNAIPPKSAILGFARREMTPEAFRSKAREAAERYSHLKIDEACWQRFARNLDYLSGMDRPDGFTRLKRRLEEIEKERELPPNRIYYLSMPPEAINETVEKLHEAGLIVPPESPYFSRIVVEKPIGHDLHSALQIISSMRRFFDESQIFRIDHYLGKETVQNLMVLRFANSIFEEIWNNRRVDHVQITVSEEEGLGTRAMYYDGAGALRDMMQNHMLQVMSLTGMEPPVSLAADAVRDAKVNVIRSLRPYEPEDVGKLVVRGQYAAGEMGGKRVPGYLQEEGIRETSRTETFVAMKALVDNWRWAGVPFYLRTGKRLPRRASTIFVQFRRVPDILFNRRVSLSPDVLAIRIQPDEGFSLEVLAKRPGLDISIQPVRMDLSYAAEFGNDSPDAYERLLLDVMAGDHTLFLGSRFVQRSWEFVQGILDRWQADPGIPLEPYAAGTWGPKAADDLIRADGREWYEP